The genome window TACttccaagaaaaagaaggagattgTGAGGCCAATTGCAGGCTTGCTCTTTCCAGATGGGTTTGCCTTTTCTGCTGTAACACAGTTATCCATGCCTGCCAATATTCTGCACTGCAAATATTACCTGGATGAAAACTGATTTCTGCTAACAGCCAGCTCATATAGAGCATGGAAAATGTACTATGAGGCTGCACTCTGAAGGGTTTTTTAGGCAGCTCTAAAGCTACTCCAGAAATGTGAACTGGTGGCTTGCATATGCCCTTGAGTGCAAACTATATAAACTCCAGGTTTCCCCCAAATAGCAAGTTGCACATGGAATGGAACCTTATACTTCTATTTAGATGGTAGCTCCACTTCAAGGCATTTCACTAGCAGGGGGCAGCAGCAAAATGGGCATGAATTCAAATGCCAGGATCTCAGTAGCAAGTTTAGAAGACTATAAGATGTTCTCTTTCATCTTCCCAAGTTCTCAGACCTAGGAAAGGGAATACGTACACCTTGTATGTATTGCGCCACATTGGGTTCGGATATACAGTATAATGgtaatacagtatatctgtagCCTTTCTGCTGAAGtcttaaattgttgtttttatttggaaCTTTTTGGGCATGTTACATATATTCTggatttttaagaaagaaaattaaaaacaaactgttGACCTACTTTTTGGAGTTCCCTAAAATATTCTGAACTATAGCAGTAGTTTTAGacattttataataaaatatagcAAATTCACATACTGTACACTTAAAATACACGACAAATTCCATTACCAGTAGTTGAACAGTTCAGATTTTATTATTATGCCTTGCCTGGAAGATGGTTAGAATCCAGCCTTCATGAGCTTTTCAAAGCAAACAATTGTGCTAACAGCCTGATGTGATTCACTGACAATGAGTTCCATAGGCTGCATGTTCTAACACCAGGACATTAagcttaagaaaaataaaacattatccTCATCCTCCTCCATGAGTAGGAGTCATCAGAACATTGACAACTTTTCtggacaagaactcccagaatcccccagccagcacgcCTAGCCATTGAAGTTCAAAGAAAATAGCTCTGTGACACATTCATTTCTCAGTAGTATCAGGATGAAACCTCAACCTACCTGTCCAGATAGGTGTCTATCTTTTGTACAATTTGAGTTCTGTGTCCACTGATTTATAGAAGAGGTCACTTAACTCCTGGGGTTTCAGAGGTACAGAGCCTACCAACAGGTTTTTAATTGTCTCCAGGGTCTGCCGCTGAAATGTCTGCATATTCTTCTGGATTATCTGTCTCTCATCCTGGAGGGTTGGAGAGAAAGGTCATATTATCCTGAATTGCCGAGCACTATGTTTCAATACACTGTTGCCCCCCACTCCTGTCATGGCAGATACTAATCCCATGTGGCTGCAGAAAGTGATGCCGAGAAATCATGCCAGACAGAGAAAACAAAGCTAAAAGAGTTGCCCCCAAAGTGTAGCAGGTCACCTGATTCTGTTCCATGGCTTCCAGGGCTAATTGATGTTGCTTGTAGAGCTCATGCCGTCGGTCGACCCGGCTCTGAAACCGTGGATTCTGCTTAATGGGATCCTTGTCACCAAAGCTTGGTGATTTCACCTGAGGGAAGGAAGTGATGTTGGGAACAAAGATAAAGGGTTTGAAGACAGACCTGTCAAGCAAGAGAGAAGTAGAGTTTGTCAGCTTCAACATTCAAAATTCAGGCACACGTATTGAGTTCAAAATCTGCCCAGTCCCTAAAAGTACAATTGAGGGCGAGACTGGAAGACCATGATATAAAttcagatgcatttttaaaaaatgatatatgGAGCACCAAATGGGAAGCAATATTTAAAACCACTACAAAACCAACTACCAGTataaacagggggggggggaaccaaagccAATTAAATGCTTCCAGAAACAAACATCTTTTATATGCTCACAAATCTATTAACTGTAATTTCAGTTGTTTACCCtactaaaataaagcaaaagtacTGGTAATTGAAATAATTATTTCACTTATGCCTTGTCTATGGATAGATGGTTCTTTAAATTTGTATTAAGCCATGAAAAGTCTTTGAAGCGAGCCACCCCTTTTGAAATAATAACTTAAATGCATGTTGCTGTTATGTATAAATTTGAATATTAGCAAGCATCCCTACAAAAGCCTTTACTCTCAGTAATTCTATCTTTATAAAAATTATAAGATTATCACTAAAGATCAAAATTTGCTACATTGCACTAGACTATGTACCATTATGACAATAAAGTACAGTAACATCAGAAATCAAGAGTCTTGCTAATACTTCATATGGTTCTATCTTGTCTTTCTTGTACCTTACTGTTGGAAAATAGTACAAATACAAGTTAATGGTGGAATAGCAATTTAAATCCAAGCCTGCCTGCAACACATCCAAGAAAGTGACCTTGCCTTCTATTTCCTGCTCCTGCTCTAAGATAAGGAGTTGATTTAAGatttcacagttttaaaaagaaatggattgAACTATAGTTTGAAGACAGTCATATTCTAATGCAAGAGTCAGAATACTGACACAGTACTCTCACAGTATCCTGGCTTTCAGTGGAGGTAGGCCACCACTGCCTACCCCAGATGATGCTTTTATCAGGAGCATTCCAATTAGATGGCAGACTATCCTGGGCATCTTTGGCAAGGAACTGTTAACTAAGTAGTATTCAATATATCTCATGTTCAATGCCCAACATCATGAGACAACTCTAATGAaactcctgcctgaaaccctggagaaccACTGCATGCAAGTCAGTATAGATGGGATAGGATAGGATAAATGCAATACCCTGACTCAATATACAGTAATTTCCTCTGTCCATTTGGACCTGCCTTCCACTGTGAAGTGTTCTCTGGGATAAAATAAAGATAGAGGCTGGTTGTTATTGGAAAGGAGAAGCTTTTGTCATCTGAAATTAAGCTGTAGTTGTTGGCTAACCTGGAAGGATCTGGTGTGGCAGTGAAGAAGTGGACACAAGGCAATTGGGAATCCTGTGGCAGAATGGACACCATGCTTCCTGTGGTGCAGAAACCTTCTGAATCAACACAGATTCCACTCGTCTTGTCACTCAAAATGGTCATTATGGTTTCTGCAGTAATCTGCCCTACAACAGCAAAGAAGGAATGTTGCAGAATACCAAAGAAGAAAGCACACTGGACATCCCACCCattcttttcattgttttaaaacgTGTTCAGCAATTAAAAGAAGGAGGCTGGGCAGCTCGTTGtgacccttcagatattgttggactagaCTTCTCATTAGTTCTAGCCTGCATGgctaaaggaaagggaaaggtaATAGACCAACAACACCCTAAGAGTCCCAAGCTGACCACTTCTGACCTATATCCACCTGCCATTGGACCACACATATTTTGTTGTCTTCAGAAATGGACAATATCAGAACAGCATTGAGGTTTTGGGACGATAGTCTACCAATCCAGTCTCCGCCCACCGTTACTGTATTTACCATCCCATCCTCAGCATGACCTGTGTCAATGATGATGGCAGTCATAATCCAGTAAGTATCGGGAGGGCCAGAATCTTCAAATTTGCACTTGATCTTCCAGCCTACATACTTTGTTGAAACATAAAGCAATGTCTTAACTATAAAGTAGAGGAAGGCAACTGTAGCCTTTCTGATATTGTTGGACCACAATTCTCATCAGGAGATTctatggaaactgcagtccaacatctggagggctacagctACTGACAGAAGCCACAGCACATCAGTTACAAAACCTCAGACTCAACAGAAATGCTCCCATCCACCATATGAACTCAGTAGCTTAGGCATCTGGGGCGGAgtcagaggttgaaagttcagttccccactgggccttcttgacaagggtggactcaatgatccataggttcccttccagctccgcagttccaagattattataaaCCTATACCATCATCTCCCTTTCCACAAGTAAGATGTTTTCTTATGAATATTTCAAGAAAAGTGATCGTGGTACCAAGGGCCATGAATGGGCAAACCACAGGCTTAGAGGATCCTCTTTCTGCTGGAACCCCAAGATCCAGCAACTGGGCCCAATTAGGAATAGTGGCTTTGGGGGCATGCGTAGGCTTAGCATTGAGAATACCAGCCCCCTGAGCCAATGCTCAGCTAAAGATTTAGATTTCTATATCAGAATTAGTTTGCAATTCTTATTCCCCAACAAACCCTCGCCTGGCTTTCATCCCAAACATCACTCATTTCCAAAggtgggaaaaattatttttgaggACTATAACTTCAGAATTCTCAAACCAGCGTGGGATTTGGGGTGGGAGCTGGATTCTGGGAATGACAATCCAAAAAAAGTATCTGTTTTAAGCTCTGTTCATTTCAGTAGCCTAGTCTGAGGAAGGGAAAACTTATTACATATTTCTTATTTTACAACTGAAAATGATAAGCTGTTACATACGCACTGCAAATCAtccagagaaatacagtggtgccccgcatagcaacgttaatccattccggattaatagtcgctatccggaatcgtcgctaaacggaactaaaaaccccataggaacgcattaaacttcgtttaatgcgctcctatggggcccaaactcacagttcagtgaagatcctccatagcgccaccattttcgctgcctcagtaagcgagggcagcgcgcgaaaatgcttgcgccatccattttgggcatccagtggccattttggaaccgccgatcagctgttctaaaaacatcgcttgcgaagatcggtaagcgaagcacttaccgatcattgcaatgcgatgtttgcccattcagaacatcgcaatgcgatcgcattagcgatcccaaaaaatagattgctatgtggattcgtcgttaaacagtgcgctcgttatgcgaggcaccactgtaccagtagATTCCAGTATAACTTTCTGCTTATCCCtgctctgggaattgcagtgtggtgtagtggatagagtgatggactaggactgaggagGACTGGGCTCGAACCCCTACTCAGCCCTGGAAACTCACAGTGCGGAACTGggaaaactattccttaaatatctcacttaccttgaaagtcctgtctgggtcactataaatcagttccagcttaatggcacataataacaccCATGCTCTAACAGAGTCTTAAGCAGTACAGGCCAATGCTTTCATATTTTCCAATTTCCTCCCTGATCCTCTGGCACCACTGCCACCCATCTCAGCTTAGTTTCCAAAGCCCTTCTCCTTCACATACATCTTGATAGCACACCTGAATGTTGGCAGAGGAGCTGCTGGCCAGCACAGTACCGAGCTTTGGCGGCTTCCATGCGGACTGGCTGGTGAGTGAGTGAGAACACCTCCTGGAAGCTGAACTCCCCTTTGCCACTCCACCACCCCTGCTTCTGTGCATGTTGCCTCAGGTCTGCATGCTCAGCAGTAATGTCTGTCCCAATGCTCAGCTGGTTGGAGATGTTCCGGGCACCTTCtgtggaaggaagaaaaacaacagatcAGACTTGGAGTCGTGGAaagtttggggggtggggagaagaaaggCTTCACTGATTGAACAAGCCCAGAACTGagaacagttacttttttttggagaacaacttccaaaatcccccaACTATCACTGGTGTATTAGGAACAAAGCCAATGgcaatgctggctgggatttTCTGAGAggtatatttaattttttcccctccagttcTGAACTATCCTTAATATGTCTGAGTAGGTTGGTATTTTAAACTTAATTCgtaagcagtttttttaaaaaaaaatatccttaCTTTTCATCTTATATTTGAGTTCCTCGGGGTCTGAATGAGTTCTGGCCCTGATACTTAAGTTTTCACTTCGCAGTTGGGGCCAGGAATGCATTTTTCCAAGGCTGGCcccaccattaggcagagtgaagtagCTGCTTCAGGCAGAAGATCTGGAGTGCCATGAAAGGGTAGCAAACTGTCAATGATTTGATGTGTTCCCATTGTACTTGTATCTCCAAGGGTGGAAAGATGCACACATGGAATTTCCCATGTTATATGTCAGAACAGTTTCATTTGGGACTTACCCCAACTACTCCTTCACACTTCAGGGTGACGTGGACATGAGACACCAGTTAACAGTAATGTCTACATAAGAGTACTATAGTTCAACCTCTAGGTGGAAGATGCAGCTAGAATCAGAGTTTTGCCCCATGAATCTCACAAACCTCCAGTCAAGACGGCCACTGGCAGACaatgtgataaaaaaaaaaaaccccaaaactttCCTAAGCTTTGGGTCTGACTGGCCAGCACTGGAAAAAATGACACTGAGGAAAATTTTGGTCTGACCTATAATGGCTCTTCTCATCTCTTTTCACCCACACCTGCAAACTGCACCCAATACGGCTCACCTAGTTTGGGAGAAAGGAGCGCTTTTGTGCAGCTCCAGAAGGGTCCCCATCTGAAACTCCTGAGAGAGCCAGTTGTTGCTGGTGTTTTTTTGAAAACTGTTCCTGTGCAGTGatcctttgatttttatatcAATTAGACtctattttaatctgtttttcagCTGATTAGTTGctgctggcattttaaaaattatttacaaacagattaaatgtattcgcgaaggctttcacggccgggatctaatggttgtggtgggttttttgggctctttggccatgttccgagggttgttcttcccaacgtttcaccagtctctgtggccagcatcttcagaggacagctctgtgtgctctggtgtagtgtaCTTGGGAGTGAtgcgtgttttgttttgtttttgactcccaagcaaactacaccagagcacagagtgctgtcctctgaagatgccggccacagagactggtgaaacgttaggaagaacaaccctccgaacacggccaaagagcccgaaaaacccacaacaaccatcagattaaATGTAGTTAGGAAATGAGTCACACACTCCACATGAAACACTATCAGTGAGGGCCCAGTTCCCTATCactatggtttttatttttattttttgaacaaCCGCTCACCTCGAATCCTCTGAGCCGCCCAATATCGCCCAGCTGTTTCCAAGACCCAGGCTTCAGTGCGATCCGCCAGGAGGAAGGTGTTATGGTAAATAAAAGGGGTCGTCTCCTCCTTGCAGTTGCCCCCTTGGCCATATCGTTCCAGAAGGGCTGTTATGACCCCGAGGGCTTCGTGGGCACTGCTGCCCCTCTCCAAACCCAGCCTGAAATACATCATGTGTTATTAATAAACCATATATGGATGTCAACTGCTTAATACAGCTGAATACTGCTTAATAAAATTGTACTTAGAGCAcgcttcttttctttctgagagAACAAGAGAAGAGGACGGCTTTGCTTTTGCACTTGCGTCCCGCAGATAGGATTTCCATAAGCATCTGCCCTGTCAACctatgaacagaatgctggatgaTGATGGTAATTAGTTACATGTatatccttcccttcctctagagcagtggtccccaaccttgggcttccagatgttcttggacttcaactcccagaaatcctggccagcagagatggtggtgaaggcttctgggagttgtagtccaagaacatctggaggcccaaggttggggatcactgctctagagaactAAAAGCAATGTACATGGTTCCCCCTTCCTCCCTACTTTGTCCCCACAACATCCCTATGGGGCAGGACATGCTGAAATAGTGTAATTGGCCTTAGTTCATcctgtgagtttcatggctgagtgatgGTTTGGATCCAGGTCTCCCGAGACCCACTCCAACTGCTATTCCTCTATACCACAATGATGGCTGAACATATCTTATATTCTTATTTTTTGATACGTTTTTCAAAAGGACCTTGCAGAaaagctgggaagaaaaggatAGTTTAACAGTAAGATAACCTGCCAAGAGCAACTCCTCACTGTTAAAAATACAGCCCAGGCTTAACCCCTCTTTTGTTCATTGAGTTGGGGAAGGCAGAACATTCTGAGAGGGAGAGTGGCAGGCAAAGAAGGTCTCCAGTCGAATTTTCCCAGCTCTCCACCCCCCCCGCCAAAAATATCTATAAGGAAAGGAGAGGACAGAGAAAAAGatgaggaaggagggagaaggaaagagaaggaggaggcagatgagacagagagaaggagggagagaagagttTTGTTTCCAGGGTAGGTGTCATGCAGTCTGTGGGCGGATAACCCTTCCCAACCCTGTGACCACTCAGCTCCCTCCAAATTACCAagttctctttcttttatttctgaaaagaaatccaacccctccccctcccaccatGTTGTGGAGAAGGGTTTCAAAACCGTGACTTCTTGTCACTTCTGATATTGAAGAAAGCACCCCCCAGACCTAAAACAGGCAAGGAGGGTATAGCAAAGTCATCTGTTGACACCTCTATGCGAGGAAGCCCCACTATATCTGGATTCATCAGCTTCTCTTACCTGACTAGATCCATGCCCAGCAAAGCTTCCTCCTTACCAACGGGTTCCTTGGTCCACACGCCTTCATTACCAATGCAGACGCCATGTTCATTGGCCCCCATCTCCGCTCCCCACAGCCAGGCAGGCCGACTCAGAATGACTGCATGGGTTTGCTCTGCCTGATCCACTTCAAGGTACGTGCACTGGGGAGGACATCGGCCTTGATGTTTAAATCTTGCTTTTTTGCAAGACGTTATACACTATTCTGCCTCAAAGCTGAGGTAcatgtgaccctccagattttgttgggCTGTAGCTCTCATCATTCCTCACAATGATTTGTGATGCTGGttatggctgatgggagttgtagtccagaaacacacaGAGGGCCAGATGCTCATCAGCTTCTCATGAACTTGATACTGAGATGATGACTTTGTCTATTTCCCCCCTGATAATTTGCAGAAGTTTTTGTACTCTTGGAGAGTGCAGTGTGTGGGCAATAAGGCGAATGTTGAACTCTCAAGCCTCTGATATACCAGTTCAACATGAAATTGTAGAGTCTCCATTTCTGATTGCTTTCCACAATACTGGCCGGAATCCCATTACCAATCCACACTTGTTGGCAAATTGCCCCTCATTAATATGGTGCTTATTGAGTCCCTGGCTGTGGATCCAGTCACATACAATCAGGAACACATCCAGGAATGGAAAGAACAATTTGCTGCCGAGATTTATGAGAATTCCCTTATGCAAGTACAAACTGGTAGTAGATT of Pogona vitticeps strain Pit_001003342236 chromosome 6, PviZW2.1, whole genome shotgun sequence contains these proteins:
- the SCRN2 gene encoding secernin-2 isoform X2, producing the protein MGANEHGVCIGNEGVWTKEPVGKEEALLGMDLVRLGLERGSSAHEALGVITALLERYGQGGNCKEETTPFIYHNTFLLADRTEAWVLETAGRYWAAQRIREGARNISNQLSIGTDITAEHADLRQHAQKQGWWSGKGEFSFQEVFSLTHQPVRMEAAKARYCAGQQLLCQHSGQITAETIMTILSDKTSGICVDSEGFCTTGSMVSILPQDSQLPCVHFFTATPDPSRSVFKPFIFVPNITSFPQVKSPSFGDKDPIKQNPRFQSRVDRRHELYKQHQLALEAMEQNQDERQIIQKNMQTFQRQTLETIKNLLVGSVPLKPQELSDLFYKSVDTELKLYKR
- the SCRN2 gene encoding secernin-2 isoform X1; protein product: MADPHSLVPSSCDCFVSLPPASATREVIFGKNSDRPKDEVQEVVYFPAGSHARGSKVQCTYLEVDQAEQTHAVILSRPAWLWGAEMGANEHGVCIGNEGVWTKEPVGKEEALLGMDLVRLGLERGSSAHEALGVITALLERYGQGGNCKEETTPFIYHNTFLLADRTEAWVLETAGRYWAAQRIREGARNISNQLSIGTDITAEHADLRQHAQKQGWWSGKGEFSFQEVFSLTHQPVRMEAAKARYCAGQQLLCQHSGQITAETIMTILSDKTSGICVDSEGFCTTGSMVSILPQDSQLPCVHFFTATPDPSRSVFKPFIFVPNITSFPQVKSPSFGDKDPIKQNPRFQSRVDRRHELYKQHQLALEAMEQNQDERQIIQKNMQTFQRQTLETIKNLLVGSVPLKPQELSDLFYKSVDTELKLYKR